The Mytilus galloprovincialis chromosome 7, xbMytGall1.hap1.1, whole genome shotgun sequence genome has a window encoding:
- the LOC143082554 gene encoding uncharacterized protein LOC143082554: MSIPRKTSIDRRGVKSLFIKTVPKIILDGSETDGIGSQMPHSRSAGELAMCLDFPPESSLSRQYQSSSGLSMESRNQIDIYCSPRMHRKTFNINNGYQDEDFSWLDTTDPSNSQNALGVGSRLGSALSLTSEYTSRSIGLISNDSSSDSTQFTDKIEQIKQKQSLLRRYLSNPEKPAEDKENTVQRSTQSVNNLHNKTEHFEESISDDSMADPVPTSGSDSIPNEASELRRQRYENASDSNSHLVTMITDDIHVKEGRIRQWLTSIGNQE; encoded by the coding sequence ATGAGTATCCCAAGGAAAACTTCTATTGACAGACGTGgagtaaaatctttatttataaaaactgtGCCGAAAATAATTCTTGATGGTTCCGAAACTGATGGAATTGGCTCTCAAATGCCGCATTCACGATCAGCAGGAGAACTAGCTATGTGCCTTGATTTTCCACCAGAAAGTAGTTTATCCCGTCAATATCAATCAAGCAGTGGTCTCAGTATGGAATCAAGAAATCAAATAGATATATATTGCTCACCACGAATGCACCGGAAAACTTTCAATATAAACAATGGTTACCAAGATGAGGACTTTTCTTGGTTGGATACTACCGATCCATCAAATTCACAAAATGCTCTTGGTGTAGGGAGCAGGTTAGGTAGTGCCCTTTCTTTAACAAGTGAGTATACTTCTAGAAGTATTGGACTGATTTCAAACGATTCATCGTCTGACAGTACACAATTTActgacaaaattgaacaaattaaacaaaaacaaagtctTTTACGCCGCTATCTATCAAATCCCGAAAAACCTGCAGAAGACAAAGAAAATACGGTTCAAAGAAGTACACAATCAGTTAACAATCTTCACAATAAAACAGAACATTTTGAGGAATCTATAAGTGACGATAGCATGGCCGACCCTGTTCCTACTTCCGGCTCGGACAGTATACCGAATGAAGCGAGTGAATTAAGGCGCCAGAGATACGAAAATGCTTCAGATAGTAATTCTCATCTGGTAACTATGATTACCGATGATATACACGTCAAAGAAGGTAGGATAAGACAGTGGTTAACTTCAATAGGAAACCAGGAGTAG
- the LOC143082555 gene encoding uncharacterized protein LOC143082555, with protein MECVWPPPPSHIVLFIAYLSLKGRAHKTVSCYVTAIGFRCKVLQSQFMDYSQNFIIRKMLEGLKRSKFSKDKRLPITSELLTRIIEKLPSVCYSAYESLLFAAAFSVAFHGFLRVGELVYTKLGQAQNIISIHGTQILWGAKGEFIRLHLTHSKGDQTGKGISIDIRKTDSTVCPILLLKRYLRVRPIKNVPLLCHLGGKCVSRYQFSGILSKALNVIGIDSSGYKSHSFRIGAASEASAKRISNEEIMKLGRWKSGAYRSYIRL; from the coding sequence ATGGAGTGCGTGTGGCCGCCTCCCCCCTCGCATATTGTGCTTTTTATTGCATATTTATCACTGAAAGGGAGAGCACATAAAACTGTCAGCTGTTACGTGACTGCTATCGGTTTTCGTTGCAAGGTTCTACAGTCTCAATTTATGGACTATTCAcaaaattttattatacgaaAAATGTTAGAGGGTTTGAAACGCAGTAAGTTCTCGAAGGATAAGAGGCTTCCAATTACATCGGAACTTTTGACTAGGATAATTGAAAAGTTGCCATCGGTTTGTTATTCAGCATACGAATCTTTGCTTTTTGCGGCAGCTTTTTCAGTCGCCTTTCATGGCTTTTTAAGAGTTGGAGAATTAGTTTACACAAAATTAGGCCAAGCGCAAAATATAATATCAATACACGGTACACAAATTTTATGGGGAGCAAAAGGGGAGTTTATTAGGCTTCACTTAACGCACTCTAAGGGGGATCAAACTGGTAAGGGTATTTCTATTGATATAAGGAAGACGGATTCAACAGTTTGTCCAATACTGCTATTAAAAAGATACCTAAGAGTAAGACCAATTAAAAATGTTCCTTTACTCTGTCACCTTGGTGGAAAATGCGTGTCTCGTTATCAGTTCTCTGGTATATTATCTAAAGCATTGAATGTAATAGGTATTGATTCAAGTGGCTACAAGTCACATTCATTCAGAATTGGGGCAGCTTCAGAAGCCTCTGCTAAAAGAATTTCTAATGAGGAAATTATGAAGCTAGGACGATGGAAATCTGGGGCATATAGGTCATATATCAGattgtaa